One Babylonia areolata isolate BAREFJ2019XMU chromosome 27, ASM4173473v1, whole genome shotgun sequence DNA window includes the following coding sequences:
- the LOC143301276 gene encoding adapter molecule Crk-like, with translation MEADFEPEDKYSWYFGPLSREETNDILQNKKDSGVFLVRDSQSIRGDFVLCVKEDNKVSHYIINRIQVGGMTRFKIGDKEFNDIPSLLNFYKSHYLDTTTLIRPAPREKLVGKYDFGGRDPEDLPFSKGDILELISKDEDEWWTARDKHGRVGQIPVKYTTRMQESNGASSNSNMNEKPAYSKPENILPQPVKEMQLPAYARVVTDRNPNAYDRTQLRLRTGEIVKVLATNVNGQWEGEVNGRRGIFPFTHVQFISEEEVP, from the exons ATGGAGGCAGACTTTGAGCCAGAAGACAAGTACAG ttggtACTTTGGCCCGTTGTCGAGGGAGGAGACCAATGACATTTTACAGAACAAAAAAGACAGTGGAGTGTTTCTGGTCAGGGACAGTCAGTCCATCCGTGGCGACTTTGTCTTGTGTGTCAA ggaaGATAATAAAGTCAGTCATTATATCATCAACCGGATCCAGGTTGGTGGCATGACCCGCTTCAAGATAGGTGACAAAGAATTCAACGACATCCCAAGTTTACTCAACTTCTACAAATCACATTATCTTGACACAACGACGTTAATAAGACCG GCTCCCAGGGAAAAATTAGTGGGAAAATATGACTTTGGTGGAAGG GACCCAGAAGACCTGCCATTTTCCAAGGGGGACATCCTGGAGCTGATCTCAAAGGATGAGGATGAGTGGTGGACGGCCCGCGACAAACACGGCCGGGTGGGTCAGATCCCCGTCAAGTACACCACCCGTATGCAGGAGTCTAATGGGGCCTCCAGTAACTCAAACATG AATGAGAAGCCAGCCTACAGTAAGCCGGAAAATATTCTCCCTCAACCAGTGAAAGAG ATGCAACTTCCAGCATATGCAAGGGTGGTCACTGATCGTAATCCCAATGCTTACGACCGGACACAACTACGATTGAGG acggGAGAGATTGTCAAAGTGCTGGCAACCAACGTCAACGGTCAGTGGGAAGGGGAGGTGAACGGGCGACGCGGGATCTTCCCCTTCACCCACGTGCAgttcatcagtgaagaggaagtcccctaa